CACACATGTATTGTTGGTGCTCACACATGCTGTggtgttcacatgcatgtgctGTTGGTGCTCACACATGCTGTGGTGTTCACACATGTGCTGTTGGTGCTCACACATGCTgtggtgctcacacatgtgctgttggtgctcacacatgctgtggtgctcacacatgtgctgttGGTGCTCACACATGCTGttggtgctcacacatgtgctgttggtgctcacacatgtgctgttggtgctcacacatgtgctgttGGTGCTCACACATGCTGttggtgctcacacatgtgctgttGGTGCTCAGACATGTGCTGttggtgctcacacatgtgctgttGGTGCTCAGACATGTGCTGTTGGTGCTCAGACATGTGCTGTTGGTGCTCAGACATGTGCTGTTGGTGCTCACACATGTATTGTTGGTGCTCACATATGCTGTGGTGCTCACACATGTGTTGttggtgctcacacatgtgctgtggtgctcacacatgtgctctcggtgctcacacatgtgctgtggtgctcacacatgtgctctcggtgctcacacatgtgctgtggtgctcacacatgtgctgttggtgctcacacatgtgctgttggtgctcacacatgtgctgttggtgctcacacatgtgctgtggtgttcacacatgctgtggtgttcacacatgtgctgttggtgctcacacatgtgctgtggtgctcacacatgtgctgtggtgctcacacatgtgctgttggtgctcacacatgtgctgttggtgctcacacatgtgctgtggtgctcacacatgtgctgtggtgctcacacatgtgctgtggtgttcacacatgtgctgtggtgctcacacatgtgctgtggtgctcacacatgtgctgtggtgctcacacatgctgtggtgctcacacatgtgctgttggtgctcacacatgctgtggtgttcacacacatgctgtggtgttcacacacatgctgtggtgttcacacacatgctgtggtgttcacatgcatgtgctGTCATGCTCACACACGGGTTATGAAACTCAGGCTTCCCCTCAACAAACAAATAGATGTTATAAAATTTGTAAAGAGGAAGCAATAGATTCTTGTAAAGCTTGTGACAAAGAATGGCTGACAAGGACAGAATCTTCTGTTCCTGCCTGCCCCTCACAAGGAGGCCAGTTTCAGCCTGTGTCACGGAGCATGTCTGTATTTAGGGCACGGAGAGTTCAAAAGTGCCCTGGGCTTAAAGGTTCTTCACCGACCTAACTGGTTATTTTCCTATGCATTGCCACACCACACTTATAGTATTTCCCAGCTAATAATCATGGCTTCTTTTGGACCTTCACTTTCGGGAGTTTTCTATTCACCTTCCCCTAAATAAAAGGGACaggtgggctggagagctggctcagaggttaagaactcttgactgttcttcccaaggacctgggttcaattcccagcaaccacatggcagcttacaactgtctgaaaatccagttccaggggatctgaggcctTCATATCGATTCATATAAAacagagttaaataaatcattaaaaaaaattttaaaaaaaagaaaagggacaggtcctgtctcaaaaacaaacaaacaaacaaaaacaacaatcaaGGGTGAGCTAGTGCTGCATTCATCACAACTATGCAAAAACagactttgtttgtttgagtcaagGACTCACTAgcagttctggctgccctggcaTAATAGACCATCTGACTTTGGCCTCACAGacgtccgcctgcctctgcctccagagtgctggtactAACGGTGCatgctatcttttatttttatttatttatatttttgatatgGGGTCTTTTATAACCCAGACAGGCTTCAAACTTGAGAGATGGAGTTGTCCTGACCTTCTGACCCTGCCACCTGCATTTTTCAAGAGCTGGGCTTATAGCCCTGTAATACCTTGCCTGGTCTGTGCAATCAGGCAGTGCTCAGGAGGGAGTCTAGGACTTAGTGTGTGCTaagcaagaactctaccaactaagctacagccccagcccagtTATTAACATCATCGAATCTCAATCGTATCAGGAGacgctggagagatggagggcaTGGAAAGCTGGAGAAGGgccatcccagtactcaggggagagaaagaaagaagcattaAATAACGAATAAACCCGAGAGAGCTGTACAAAGAGTAAAGCAGATAGGACCACGTGTGAAGAAAGGCAAAGGGAGGCTCCTGGAGTCTATAGGCCATTTGATGAGTTTTGCTTTTATCTTAAAAAGGAAGCTACATAGGCTGTATACACACATGAAACTGTCAAACAACAAATTCAAtaagtgtttaaaataaaaagaaaggacaatAGGGATACATCAGTGGCAGAACACGTGCAAGGTTCTGAGTATCCCGTTCCTGACACACAGgcattcacaaacacacaggccACTGGATAGTCTCAGGCAGGGAAAGACATGACAGATTGACTTTCTAACAATCACAGACTGTGAGGAGAATATCTATAAGGCTGCCATTGTCATCCCGGGCGGAACTGATGGTTATTCAAATGAGGATGGGATAGCAGAGATGGAAAAAAAGATGGATGTGTTAGCCATTCTAAACTTGGTGATTAACTGCATGTGTGTAGAGTGTCTACAGGGTGGGCTAGCTAGAGAAGGCGGCCTATGCATCTAACTCACAAAGTGAGCTTGTGGTAGTTGCTAGGCACAGCCTGGAAGAAGCTGGAAAGGATGTAGTCTTGGGTGGAAAGGTACTGAGTGAGGTTCTGACGGCTCCTTGGATATCAGGATGCAACAAGTCTACCTCGGTATGTAGTCTGCTCCTCCCCAGGCTACTGGTCCTTTGGATCACCCGTCTCTGTATCCACCATTCTTGTTCTATCCTCTGAATGACTCCCACTTGCCCAGTTCAACAAAATGCTGGCTGCGGGCTCCCGAGGCCAGGGATCTGGCTCGTTTACTCATTGTTATTACATCTCACCCTGTTTGCTTTTGACATAGTGGGTTCTTTATAAACATCTGTTAGAAGGAGAACACTTggaatgacaaaataaaatgatgctGCTTCCTTAGATCACAGTACTTATAGTTGCGCTTGacagtttgtaaatattttaaaaaccaattcAAAGAGGATCAAAAACCTTAATTTACAACCTGAAGCAccgaaacttctagaagaaaacataagggATACCTTTCAAGACAGTGGTGTATGCAAGAACTTTTTGAAGAAACACCAACAGCACAGGAACTAACCATCATCAACAGACGGAActacatgaaaataaaaggtgctgtacagcaaaggaaaaaaaaaccttttttttttcttctggttctctgtgtagtcctgactgtcctggaacttgctatgtagaccaggctaacctcaaacacacagagatctgcctgcctctgcctcttttttttattggtttttcgagacagggtttctctgtagctttggagcctgtcctggaactaacttttgtagacaaggctggcctcaaactcacagagatccgcctgcctctgcctcctgagtgcagggattaaatgtgtgcacctcCACCATCTGGTATGAATTTTTAAGATTCAATATACAGCAAAGAAGTACTACTGCAGCTACCTTAGGCTGTGCAaatttctctctcccatctccctagGGGTCCAGGAATCACTTGGATTGCTGTGGGGAAGAGCCACATTTAGCTTGGGCAAAGATTTAGATTTAGGGGAAGAGTGGGCGGGGAGGTTGGGGCAAAGTATGCTCAGACTAGCGGCTAAAGCAAGCAGGTGAGTTCGTGGCAGTCCAGCTCCAAGGGCTTATCTGTCCTCCTCTCACACTGCCTGAACTTGGGATCTGCAAGTCTCTCAGCCACCAGGACTGACACAATGGGCCAGTGAAGGCCAAGGAGACAAAGAAGTTCTCCTGGGCATGAGCAGCTGTGCCTGTGAGGGCACAGAGTAACTGAGGAATCTGAGGCTGGAGACGTCTCTCAAGAGCAAGAGCACATTCTGTTCTTGCACACGGACCgaatttcattcccagcaccctccctGTACTGATTACAGTTGTTTGTGACTTCATTTCCAGGGAATTCAaccaacaccctctcctggcctctgtgggtaccaggcacacacataatgCAAATAAGTACACGCGGGCTagcattcatgcacataaaacaaaactaaatcatGAGCCAAGCATGGGGACCCATGCCTCTAAAACTAgctcttgagaagcagaggcaaatggacctctgaggttcgaggccagcctggtctacattgtgcaTTTCAGGACGGTCAGGGCTACATCATAAATACATGTATTCATTCCCCGGTGAATCAAACGTTATCCCAAGGTttgtggttttggtggtggtagaCAGGGAGCCCTTTCTAGGCACCCTTCAGTTGTGCTCCAACCACACGTGACTTGTACCCTTATCTCTGTAGAAAGACTCCCTGAGACTGAAAGCGGCCTCCCTGTCTAGACCCTGCAGAAGGTGTGTGGTGATCTAGCGTATCAGAGGCAGGCCCTGCTCAGCAATGCGACTTCAGCGGCAGGCACGTCTTCAGAGGAAAGCTGAAGCGATGCCACCCTAGACAGAGACTGCAGTCTTGAAAAGTGCAGAAATCAATAGTCACTGAGTTGGTCTGGCTGACTTTCAACCCAAAGCATCCTGATGTGGAAATGACGTTTCGGAGGTAATTTGTCTGAATTGATTGATCTTTGTCATGAGTGTCTTGCTCGCTGCTCTCATCTCCACTCACACCCACTTAAGTCAATCAGAGGGCTTTGCCCCTGGAGTTCCATTATcccagagcctctctctctctctctctctctctctctctctctctctctctctctctcttcccctttctctcacctctcctctctgtttttctgtagcccaggctggtacTGAATGTACCACATacctgaggctagccttgaactcttcaCTCTCCCAAGGtctaggattacaagtatgtgtcCTCAGACCTGGttggatttcttcttttaaaaataatttttagctggtccatggtggtgcttgcctttaattccagcactcgggaggcagaggcaggtggatctctgtgagtttgaggccagcctggtctacagagtgagttccagaatagccaggattgtttcacagagaaaccctgtctcaccaaaaaaatattttaatatcaaaaatgTCCTTACATTTCTTGAtgtatttctttacttcttggtggtgtgtatgtgtagacacacatgtgtatggCATGCCGGTAGAGGGCAAAGGGTAACCTAAGGGAGGCTGATCTCCCCTTCACCAGGTGGTCAGCTTTGGTAGAAAAcacttttacttgctgagccatcacacaggacctgggtttgctattttcttttcttttcttttcttttttttttattcttacatttgtttttgttttgctttgtttcattttttcccctttggggAAGGGAGCCTCATGCCAtagtggaagtcagaggagagtTTGTGAGAGTCTATTCTATTCTTCCATCACGTGgatcctgaggatcaaactcaggttgctaggccaagtgtggtgatgcacagctttgaccccagcacttgggaggcggatcaggtggatctctgtgagttctaggccagccagagctataaaaaaaaaaaaaaaaaagacaataccAAAAACTCAGCTTATCAGGCCTGACAGCAAGTATCGTTATCTTCTGAGACCTCTCCCTGGCCCCTAGGTTTTCTGATCATAGAGGATCTTATAACATCTCAGTTATCTGTAGTCACAAAGAGAATGTGCTAGCCCagtagcccagcctggtctgGCGACACACTCCCATACTCACAGGCCTAGGTactaggaggtagaggcaggaggatcaagaaaagttcagggccagcctccaCTACATAAAGCCGActcccaacacatacacacacacacacacacacacacacaacaccaccaccagcaacaacaaaaaccacaaaacaaacaaacagaagcggGAGGGGGGGATAGGCAGAGAAATCTGTAACAGGAAACCATCTCAAGTCAAAGCCTCCACAGCCCACATCATATTGCAAACCAGGATACCACTGGAGCcaagagagatgactcaaagCAATCACTTTCACAATAGACTGATGAAATCATTTGCATAGCAATTTATTCATGTCCTCTCCCCACTGAAACTCCTCCCCTCTACTGGCAGACAGAATCTATCGCAAGCATGGAGTCAGTCTTGAGGACAGCTTCACCTGGCCATGGTATTATCCTGGTGACCCAGACCCATATCAATAAACAAAGCTCCTGCCAAatcctacattaaaaaaaaaagttctttgtgTTGGGCATTGAACCTAAGACCTCATGAACGCTTGGTAATGCTGCAGCTGGCATGtccgattttttttttcttcttctttggtttGTTCATTGAGATGGGGTTtcgcgtagcccaggctggccttgaactcctgaccatcCTGCTTGTCATTCCTAAGTGTTAGCATTATCAGTGCGTGCCACCTTGCCGGACTCCAGtctttccttgttattttttctgctttggTCCTGTCTTTCTGACTATAATGGAGATCTCATACAacattctctctctttgcttctctttctttttttttttttgtcttttcctctctctttattcctttgttcccccttttctttgtttcttttggatATTACCTAAGTGCTTTACATGCTCTCCCCACTCCCAGGATGCTCCTCCGCCCTGCCTGTCCTGTCTTCCCTGCAGGTCTAGTCTGACTTGACCCCTCTTCCCGCCAGTCTCTGGCAGCCTGTCTGCATCTCACAGCAGCTGCCTATCTCAAGCTCAACACGCTTCCTGTTTCTATACGGCAAACCCTCTCCCGCCTGTCCCTGCTTCTCAGTCCCCTCTCTGATCCCcatcttctccacctcctcctctctctctctgttactcTCTCCATTTGCCACTATCGCCTCCATCTCTCCTGGGTCTGCTTTCAGGGTTCTGATGTCTAGACTACCTGGGCCTTCCTCTCTTGGGGTCCCTTTCTGTCCCACtttatttctggttttcctgcttgctttccttttttcttttcttttctttctttcctttttgttttttttgttgttgttgttgttgttttgttttgttttttgagacagggtttctctgtagttttggaggctgtcctagaactagttcttgtagatcagcctggcctccaactcacagagtcccacctgcctctgcctcctgagcgctgggattaaaggcatgtgccactgccacctggctttttcctgctttctttgtGACCATTTCATTAACACTATGATTTGGGTTCCTCTTAGCCTCTGTAACAACCTTTCTCAATATGTCTGCTGAAGCTTTACTCTTCTTCCTTGTGCTCAAGCTCCCTCTGCCTGGGGTTTAATCTTTCTCTCTTCTACCCAGAcatatctgtgcacatgtgcacatctgtctccctcatcctctttgtctttctctcccttcacTTCTTAGCATCACTtttttatggttttggtttttcgttttttgagacagtgtttctttgtgtagccttggttgtcttggagctcactctatagaccaggctggcctcgaactcacagaaatctcctgcctctgcctcctgagtgctaagattaaagtcaAACATCACCCACACCTGATCTTAGCAGCGCTTTTTAAAAGCCCCTCCTGCCTCTTGTTTTTTGCTCCTGTATCTTTTTTGTGGATGATCAAAGGTTATCACTCTCTCCCCCCACCGTTCAGTACTCTGCAGTCCTGTAACCCGGATGTTCAGACGAGAAATGGAGGAGCGCCACAATGGGAGACTTGCtgcagagacagggaggagagagccTTCGAAAGACTCCAGGaaagagccgggcggtagtggcgcacacctttaatcccagcactcaggaggcagaggcaggcggatctttgtgagttcaaggccagcctggtctacagagggagtttcaggacaggctccaaagctacagagaaatcctgtcttgaaagttTAGTGCTAGGTGATCACACTGGGCACTTGAGTCTTTTCTGTAGCTTCTGACTTCTGTGCTGCCTTAGGAGACAGACCATGTTCATCTAAGAATTATATTTTTCTAGGTCAGAAGATACACAAGTATTAGAAAGGCTGTTTGCAGTAGGGTAGGGCTAGTACAATCCCAGGACTTGCAGTCTGACCTAGAAGATCGGAGGTATCAGCAACAATTGCAGTGGCCTAGCTTCTGTcttcactggcaactgccacGTGCATCCTTCCTGGCAGCAGATAATGTTTCCTGTGCTCTTATCGCACTGTCAGAATTTGATCATAAATGAGGTCAGAATTTGATCATAAATGGCCTTCCATGCCAGGTCTCTCTGATTCCAGAAGAACCTCCTGTCCTGTGGTCTGTCCTTACGCTGGAGCAAAGGAATTCAGTGAGCAGTAATTTGGGTTTCCATGAAACCTTCCTGGGTcttgagaaggggagagaagtgggTCATCTGGAAAAGGTCTTGAGATACTGCTAATACAGTCTGGGCTTTGCTACACAGGAGACTATGCAGTGAAGGCTACCATCTCCTCTTCCTGGCCCCAGTCTCAGGGCTGACTGAAGAGGAAACCTCCACTTCTCTAGTTTTTCAGACTGAGAGTGGAATTGTTCCTGGTGACTGTCTCTCCGTCATATGTCTTGGTCTCCTTGTGCACAGAGATAAATGGATGAGGTCGAGACTGCAAGACATCCCTGATCAGAATGCGGATACCCAATGAGATGCTCATGGATCCCACAATGACCAGCCCAGTTCCACCAAGGATCACCAGAGCAAGAGACACCCGGTAGCGCTGCCGAAACAACCACAGACTCATCCATCCTAGAGGTAGAAGGCGGAAGAGGGCCAGCGTAGTCAGGGTGGCCCAGCTGCTTATTCTGAAGGCCAAGGATGAGGCCTTATGGGAAAGCAGCAGAAGTTTCCGCAGATGCAAACAGATGGAGTTCAGCTCCAGAAGTAGAGACACCACAGCGAAGCCCACAAAGTGGCCAGACAGAACCGCAGTGCTGAGGCAGCTCACTACCTGGGGACAaggttcaaagtcattctttcGTATGACCTGTGCCCATCGAGTCCCGGGATCATCACCCTAATCTTTTCACTGAGGACACAAAAACATTTCAGAAGACTCCCCCCAAACATGACTTTCCTGCTGACCCATGTCTTTGCCCAGAGGCTATTTCACCCTGAACCTAGATTGTCTGTACAGCACACCCCAGCTTTCAATCCTCGttttttctgcctccttcccacagcCTATACCATGACTCCCCCTCTCAGCAACATTCTGCATCAATGTTTTCATGACCAGCTGGATGTTTGTGGGGATCCAAACCTCTTCCATAGTGCCCAGATTCCAAACTGTGGCTAGCAGTCAAAACCTCCTTCCAGTTCAGTCCAAGACTGGGAAGATGGGTTTACAGGGGGCTTTATGGGAAAGTCAGAGGACAGAAGGTTGAAGAGGGGCTGGGTTCTAAATTTGGGAgtgcttcctttctgtctggcCTCTCCCTTCAGTGTCTCACCACCAAATGGTGACAGAGAAGGTCCCAGGCCTGGGCCAAGTTCTGATTCCACAGCATGTCAACTCCATCCGCCAGGAAATAACCTGTGGGCATGGCAGAGGATTATTAGGGTCCTAGCTCAGAGCAAGGCCTAGAGAAGAGTCTCAAGTACCACTTTCCTCAGGTCCTTAATCCCTCACAGCAAACCTCCACCAATACGGGCTCCATTCCAAAGCGGGGGAGGGACCTAGGATTCCTGTTTCAGCACCGCCTTCCGGGGACCCAGCCTGCCTGTACACTCACCCACTGACACTGCTACTAGGACCACTGCCCACGATGGGTGGCCATGAATCGGGTCGATGACCATCTGAGGATACAGCCATAGCCTGGGGAAGACCGGGGGAGCTAGGGTTAATTTCTCCAAGACCTAGAACCATTCTTTCCTTGGTACTCTCACCTGTCCGCAACCCAACCCAGCTCCAGACTTTAAGACCTCACATCTGTTCTAAAAGGTACCCACCCAGAATTCCAACCTCAGTCTTCCACGCTCTCATCTCCACCTCCGCCCCTCAGTGCTTCGTCAGTCCCCAAGTTCCGCACCCGACCAGCGCCCCTGCTCCAGAGAGAAGGCTGTGCATCAGCGAAACGAAAATGTTCCGCCACATCCAAAGGTCTCGAGCAGTTTCCGGGGTGGGCAGCAGCTGCAGTCCCCAGTGCAGCCCCCGAAATGCTGCGAAGGAGGCACCAACCACAAGGAGTTCCCGGGATGCCATGGTCTGGCAGGTCAGCTAGGCTTCAGTTTGTGTCTTTGATTCCTGTGCCTGGTGTCCGGGACCTCGAAGGACCCCCCCAGCGGAGTCGGGATCTGGCTGTTCCCAGGGGCTTCCTTGCCTGTCTTGCCTTTCCAACCTGTTGTAACTTTCCCTAGCTTGTCCACGCCCCTATCTCTCGGCTGGGCAAGTGATTGGTGCAGCTGTGGGGCCACCACCCGTGGAGCCATAGAAGCGATGGCGTCCTGCCCCTGCTTGGGGGATTGCGGTTTGGGGGCTCCCAGGCATCAAGTTCGGCAACCGAGTTCAGAGGCCTTCCTGCACAACACTAGAAGTCTTTTCCAACGCCACGAGTCTCCAAACCCCTCAGAGTTCCAGAAAGCGATTTATCTAGCCTCACCTGACAGGTATGGGGCTCCGCCCACTAACTTTCACCTGCTCTGGTTTCCTCTTCTCTCACCTACTGGTTGGTCATCCTTACCCAGTTGTGAAGA
The Microtus pennsylvanicus isolate mMicPen1 chromosome 11, mMicPen1.hap1, whole genome shotgun sequence genome window above contains:
- the Tlcd2 gene encoding TLC domain-containing protein 2 — protein: MASRELLVVGASFAAFRGLHWGLQLLPTPETARDLWMWRNIFVSLMHSLLSGAGALVGLWLYPQMVIDPIHGHPSWAVVLVAVSVGYFLADGVDMLWNQNLAQAWDLLCHHLVVVSCLSTAVLSGHFVGFAVVSLLLELNSICLHLRKLLLLSHKASSLAFRISSWATLTTLALFRLLPLGWMSLWLFRQRYRVSLALVILGGTGLVIVGSMSISLGIRILIRDVLQSRPHPFISVHKETKTYDGETVTRNNSTLSLKN